In Bacillus cytotoxicus NVH 391-98, the following are encoded in one genomic region:
- a CDS encoding alpha/beta hydrolase, with protein sequence MNTYIERETVIVSGAEQWEMYSDIGKRKYRIYISKPKQPAPDSGYPVIYVLDGNAYFQTFQEAMKVQSGRAEKTGVPASIIVGIGYPIEGVFAGAERCYDFTPYPLSVDAPPKPDGKPWPKSGGANKFLAFIQEELKPQIEKNFTINPKKQTIFGHSFGGLFALHILFTKVSAFQNYFICSPSIWWNNQLVLENQLKFIDKWSQMNDEVRVFLTVGGAERGHMLQDANALSERLSKLENHKFQFAFYEAEGENHASVVPTVLSKGLRFVSNIL encoded by the coding sequence ATGAATACATACATAGAAAGAGAAACTGTTATCGTTTCTGGAGCAGAGCAATGGGAGATGTATTCAGATATTGGGAAGCGTAAATATCGAATTTATATTTCAAAGCCTAAGCAGCCAGCTCCAGACAGTGGATATCCTGTCATTTATGTATTAGATGGGAATGCATACTTTCAAACGTTTCAAGAGGCGATGAAGGTTCAGTCAGGAAGAGCTGAAAAAACAGGAGTTCCTGCTTCTATTATTGTTGGGATCGGCTATCCAATTGAAGGAGTGTTTGCGGGTGCAGAAAGATGTTACGATTTTACTCCTTATCCGCTCTCAGTAGATGCACCGCCGAAGCCTGATGGAAAACCGTGGCCAAAGTCGGGAGGAGCAAATAAGTTCTTAGCATTTATTCAAGAGGAATTGAAACCACAAATTGAGAAAAACTTTACTATTAATCCAAAAAAACAGACAATATTTGGACATTCATTTGGTGGATTATTTGCATTGCATATATTGTTTACAAAAGTCAGTGCGTTCCAAAATTATTTCATCTGCAGCCCCTCCATTTGGTGGAACAATCAATTGGTTCTTGAAAATCAATTGAAATTTATAGACAAATGGAGCCAAATGAATGATGAGGTTCGAGTTTTCCTTACAGTTGGCGGAGCAGAAAGAGGCCATATGCTTCAAGATGCAAATGCATTATCAGAACGTTTATCCAAACTGGAGAATCATAAGTTTCAATTTGCTTTTTATGAAGCGGAAGGAGAGAATCATGCATCAGTAGTCCCAACGGTTTTAAGTAAAGGATTGCGCTTTGTAAGTAATATCCTTTAG
- a CDS encoding ABC transporter ATP-binding protein → MKVLRTEHLETSYEKLTVFRDLNVEIQKGKVTTIIGPNGCGKSTLLKTMGRIVKQKNGKVYLQDQDLHTIPTKEIAKQLALLPQNPIAPGELKVEELISYGRYPHRKNVNKRSAEDTEVIEWALEITKTAAFRNRQIANLSGGQRQKVWLAMALAQETEVLLLDEPTTYLDMSHQLEVLQIVERLNKEHHCTVVMVLHDINHAARFSDEIIAMKDGKIMMTGSPVEIITNEVLRSVFHINARVMIDPYNGAPVCFGYDSVTNEDTDLYATS, encoded by the coding sequence GTGAAAGTATTACGTACAGAACATCTAGAAACAAGTTATGAGAAATTGACAGTATTTCGTGATTTAAATGTAGAAATACAAAAGGGAAAAGTGACAACCATTATCGGCCCGAATGGATGTGGGAAATCTACTTTATTAAAAACAATGGGACGTATTGTAAAACAAAAAAACGGTAAAGTATATTTGCAAGATCAAGATTTACATACGATTCCAACGAAAGAAATCGCAAAGCAACTCGCTTTACTTCCGCAAAATCCGATTGCACCAGGAGAGCTGAAAGTAGAGGAATTGATTTCTTATGGTCGTTATCCACACCGGAAGAATGTGAATAAACGATCAGCTGAGGATACAGAAGTGATTGAATGGGCTTTAGAGATTACAAAAACAGCAGCATTTCGCAATCGTCAAATTGCAAATTTATCGGGCGGTCAGAGACAAAAAGTATGGTTGGCGATGGCGTTAGCACAGGAGACAGAGGTTCTTTTGTTAGATGAACCAACAACCTATCTTGATATGTCCCATCAATTAGAAGTGTTACAAATTGTGGAACGATTAAATAAAGAACATCATTGTACGGTTGTAATGGTGTTACATGATATTAATCATGCGGCGCGGTTTTCAGATGAGATTATTGCGATGAAAGATGGGAAGATCATGATGACTGGAAGTCCTGTAGAAATCATTACAAATGAAGTATTAAGAAGTGTGTTTCATATTAATGCACGCGTTATGATAGATCCTTACAATGGTGCCCCTGTATGTTTTGGGTATGATAGTGTTACGAACGAAGATACAGACTTGTATGCAACAAGCTAA
- a CDS encoding FecCD family ABC transporter permease: MTMGITISFILGAIYISVTNGTFDISIIDVFRTIFRINPVPEHDLVIFDFRLPRIIIAAFVGLGLGIAGAVVQGITRNGLADPGILGVNAGAGTAIVIFMFFFQGQIKSTDWVSIMMMPLFGLVGGLGAAILIYMFSWRNGRLDSQRLLLTGIAIGSGFGAFSMYISLKMKATDFEMAAVWVSGSIYNSNWQYIVAMLPWLIILIPIVKRKAYLLDLFQLEETSITSLGVSVEREKSILLLSSIGLVSACVSVAGSIGFVGLMAPHIAKRLVGIQHKYVIPTCGVIGMLLVIVSDFIAKTIFTPVELPVGIVISIIGVPYFLYLLYKAKA; the protein is encoded by the coding sequence ATGACAATGGGGATTACGATCTCTTTCATTTTGGGTGCTATTTATATAAGTGTAACGAATGGAACTTTCGATATTTCCATTATAGATGTATTCCGAACAATATTTCGGATTAATCCTGTACCTGAACATGACTTAGTTATATTTGATTTTCGGCTACCGCGAATTATCATTGCCGCATTTGTAGGACTCGGTCTTGGAATTGCTGGTGCAGTGGTTCAAGGGATTACAAGAAATGGATTAGCGGATCCTGGTATTTTAGGAGTTAATGCTGGAGCAGGAACGGCAATCGTTATTTTTATGTTTTTCTTTCAAGGACAAATAAAGAGTACAGACTGGGTTTCTATTATGATGATGCCATTGTTTGGTTTAGTTGGCGGCTTAGGAGCAGCTATATTAATCTATATGTTTTCTTGGCGAAATGGAAGATTAGATTCACAGCGTCTTTTATTAACAGGAATTGCGATTGGATCAGGATTTGGAGCTTTCTCTATGTATATATCGTTAAAAATGAAAGCGACGGACTTTGAAATGGCTGCTGTTTGGGTTTCTGGAAGTATATATAATTCAAACTGGCAATATATTGTTGCGATGTTGCCGTGGCTAATTATCTTAATTCCAATTGTGAAAAGAAAAGCGTACTTGCTTGACCTGTTTCAATTAGAAGAAACAAGTATCACGAGTTTAGGGGTTTCGGTAGAAAGAGAAAAATCGATTTTACTATTAAGTAGTATCGGCTTGGTAAGCGCCTGTGTTTCTGTTGCAGGAAGTATTGGATTTGTAGGATTAATGGCACCACATATCGCAAAACGTTTAGTCGGCATTCAACATAAGTATGTTATTCCTACATGTGGTGTAATTGGTATGTTACTTGTCATTGTTTCAGACTTTATTGCCAAAACAATTTTTACACCTGTAGAGTTACCGGTTGGAATTGTCATTTCCATTATTGGTGTACCATATTTTCTCTATTTGTTATACAAAGCGAAAGCGTAA
- a CDS encoding FecCD family ABC transporter permease, translating into MRKINSVPMIILCFAPIFILFTMMLSIFYGAKNIDFETTWNALFHFDSSNVNHNIIITSRLPRVVAALLVGAFLAISGALMQGMTRNYLASPSIMGVTDGSAFAITICMVFLPGISSVQMILCSMIGSALGAGMVFGFGSLLRNGLSPVRLAIIGTVIGTFLSSVSAAIASYFQISQNISMWYNAKLHQVDPNIIKLAIPFGIVGIILALIISKSITILSLGEEVSINLGQRTNLVKITAIIAVVLLTGTAVALVGKIGFVGLIIPHMTRFLIGVDYKWIIPCAGVIGGVFLALCDVLSRFVNYPFETPIGVVTSLIGIPFFLYLIHTRGGEKHV; encoded by the coding sequence ATGCGGAAAATAAATTCAGTACCAATGATAATTTTATGTTTCGCACCCATATTTATTTTATTTACAATGATGCTTTCTATTTTTTATGGGGCGAAAAATATTGATTTTGAAACAACTTGGAATGCATTATTTCATTTCGATTCAAGCAATGTAAACCATAATATTATTATTACTTCTCGTTTACCAAGAGTAGTTGCGGCTCTTTTAGTAGGAGCATTTTTAGCCATATCAGGAGCACTTATGCAGGGGATGACAAGGAACTATCTTGCATCCCCTTCTATTATGGGGGTAACAGACGGTTCTGCATTTGCCATTACCATTTGTATGGTGTTTTTACCAGGAATATCTTCTGTTCAAATGATTTTATGTTCTATGATTGGTTCGGCGCTAGGAGCAGGAATGGTTTTCGGCTTTGGTTCATTATTGCGAAATGGTTTATCACCAGTTCGATTAGCGATTATCGGAACTGTAATAGGTACCTTTTTAAGTAGTGTTTCAGCTGCGATTGCATCGTATTTTCAAATTTCTCAAAATATTAGTATGTGGTATAACGCGAAGTTGCATCAAGTAGATCCAAATATAATCAAATTGGCAATTCCTTTTGGGATAGTTGGGATTATATTAGCACTCATCATTTCAAAATCTATTACGATTCTTTCATTAGGAGAAGAGGTTTCTATTAATTTAGGACAACGTACAAACCTTGTAAAAATAACTGCAATTATAGCAGTTGTATTATTGACAGGTACAGCTGTTGCACTGGTTGGAAAAATCGGATTTGTAGGATTAATTATTCCACATATGACCCGTTTTTTAATCGGGGTGGATTATAAATGGATTATTCCTTGTGCAGGAGTAATTGGTGGTGTGTTTCTCGCTTTATGCGATGTATTAAGTAGATTTGTAAATTATCCATTTGAAACACCAATTGGAGTTGTTACCTCTCTAATTGGAATTCCTTTCTTCCTTTATTTAATTCATACAAGAGGAGGAGAGAAACATGTTTAG
- a CDS encoding iron-hydroxamate ABC transporter substrate-binding protein has product MNKKLFTLGMVTVLSIGLAACNSADKSSGEQKQTSKATETKKDEKRKITYLGKEYTVPAKVTNIVTSSLESMEDAAVLGIKPVGAITVGGKLPEYLAKDLEGAKSVGEKMQPNFETLLQLKPDVITSSSKFPPETAEKFTKIAPTFPVSHISTNWEENLKLMGELSGKKEKAEKIIKDYKADAAKAKEQIGNTLKDKKVLVIRLRAGNLYLYPESVYFNPVIYKDLGLTVPEEIKSVKAQEAISLEKLAQSNPDYIFLQFEKSENKDKPQVLEDLQKNPIWQSINAVKDKKIFINAVDPMAQGGTAWSKTTFLKEAVKNLSK; this is encoded by the coding sequence ATGAACAAGAAATTATTTACACTAGGAATGGTGACAGTATTAAGTATTGGCCTTGCTGCTTGTAACAGTGCAGACAAAAGTTCAGGAGAACAAAAGCAAACATCGAAAGCAACAGAAACAAAAAAAGATGAAAAAAGAAAAATTACATATTTAGGGAAAGAATATACGGTGCCTGCGAAAGTGACAAATATCGTAACATCTAGCTTAGAGTCAATGGAAGATGCAGCTGTTCTTGGTATTAAGCCAGTAGGTGCAATAACAGTAGGGGGAAAATTACCTGAGTATTTAGCAAAAGATTTAGAAGGTGCGAAGTCTGTTGGGGAGAAAATGCAACCGAACTTCGAAACGTTACTTCAACTAAAACCAGATGTCATTACTTCTAGTTCAAAATTCCCACCGGAAACAGCTGAGAAGTTTACAAAGATCGCTCCAACATTCCCAGTATCACATATCTCAACAAATTGGGAAGAAAACTTAAAATTAATGGGAGAGTTATCTGGTAAAAAAGAGAAAGCGGAAAAAATTATTAAAGATTACAAAGCTGATGCCGCAAAAGCGAAAGAACAAATTGGTAATACATTAAAAGATAAAAAGGTTCTTGTTATTAGACTAAGAGCTGGTAACTTATATCTGTATCCAGAAAGTGTATACTTCAATCCTGTTATTTATAAAGATTTAGGATTAACTGTTCCAGAAGAAATCAAGTCTGTAAAAGCACAAGAAGCAATCTCTTTAGAAAAATTAGCTCAGAGCAATCCAGATTATATCTTCTTACAATTTGAAAAGAGCGAGAATAAAGATAAACCACAAGTATTAGAAGATTTGCAAAAAAATCCAATTTGGCAAAGCATCAATGCTGTAAAAGATAAAAAAATATTTATAAATGCTGTTGATCCAATGGCGCAAGGTGGTACTGCTTGGAGTAAAACAACGTTTTTAAAAGAAGCTGTCAAAAATTTATCTAAATAA
- a CDS encoding lactonase family protein → MNQDELIGFIGTYTKGESEGIYRFILDVKLKEIRDIEVVVHIEDPTYFAIRHDNQYLYSVAKNNGLGGVVSFLIDTNTKQLTELNRQMVKGPSPCHVSINSKGNRVVAANYHKGTLQFYMVNRENGILEGASITYHSGSGPNKERQERPHVHYAGFAPNEAYVIAVDLGTDQLMTYKEKEGRLTEIQSLSVHPGSGPRHLVFHPNGNYAYVLTELSSEVIVLTYDKQRGRFQQIQSISALPKAYGGSNYGSAIQISSDGEFIYAANRGHNSIAIFRVNQDSGKLTFLEAISTEGNWPRDFTLDPTEHFIIVVNERSNNLILFSRNKTTGQLTLVQSNVSVPSPVCVKFLHKE, encoded by the coding sequence ATGAATCAAGATGAGCTAATAGGGTTTATTGGTACGTATACAAAGGGAGAGAGCGAAGGGATTTATCGTTTTATTTTAGATGTGAAATTAAAGGAAATAAGAGATATAGAAGTGGTAGTACATATAGAAGATCCGACTTATTTTGCGATTCGTCATGATAATCAATATTTATATTCTGTTGCAAAAAACAATGGATTGGGCGGAGTAGTTAGCTTTTTGATTGACACGAACACAAAACAACTGACCGAACTCAATAGGCAAATGGTTAAAGGGCCATCGCCGTGTCATGTAAGTATAAATTCAAAGGGTAATAGAGTGGTGGCTGCAAATTATCATAAAGGGACACTCCAATTTTATATGGTGAATCGAGAAAATGGAATATTAGAAGGAGCATCGATTACGTATCATAGTGGTTCTGGTCCAAATAAAGAAAGGCAAGAAAGACCACATGTTCATTATGCTGGATTTGCGCCTAACGAAGCATATGTTATAGCAGTCGATTTAGGCACCGATCAGTTAATGACTTATAAAGAAAAAGAGGGAAGGTTAACAGAAATACAGAGCTTATCTGTTCATCCAGGAAGTGGTCCAAGGCATCTTGTGTTTCATCCAAATGGTAACTATGCATATGTATTGACTGAACTGAGTTCAGAAGTCATCGTATTGACATATGATAAACAAAGGGGAAGATTTCAACAAATCCAATCTATTTCAGCTTTGCCTAAAGCGTATGGCGGAAGTAATTATGGAAGTGCGATTCAAATTTCTTCTGATGGAGAGTTTATATACGCAGCAAACCGCGGGCATAATAGTATTGCAATTTTTCGAGTCAATCAAGATTCTGGGAAATTGACATTTTTAGAGGCTATATCAACGGAAGGAAATTGGCCACGAGATTTTACACTTGATCCGACAGAACATTTTATTATTGTTGTGAATGAAAGATCTAACAATCTTATTTTATTTTCTCGAAATAAGACTACTGGACAATTAACACTTGTACAATCGAATGTAAGTGTGCCTAGTCCAGTGTGTGTGAAGTTTTTGCATAAAGAATAA
- the pepT gene encoding peptidase T, whose protein sequence is MRQELIERFTRYVKIDTQSNEESHTVPSTPGQIEFGKQLVEELKQIGLIEVTMDENGYVMATLPANTDKDVPVIGFLAHLDTATDFTGKNVKPQIHENFDGKAITLNEELNVVLTPEQFPELPSYKGHTLITTDGTTLLGADDKAGLTEIMTAMNYLIHNPQIKHGKIRVAFTPDEEIGRGPSHFDVKAFGASFAYTMDGGPLGGLEYESFNAASAKLTFKGNNTHPGTAKNKMLNASKIAMEFHSQLPAEEAPEYTEGYEGFYHLLSLNGDVEQSKAYYIIRDFDRGNFEARKNKIKQIVEKMQEKYGEENIILEMKDQYYNMLEKIEPVKEIVDIAYDAMKNLNIEPNIQPIRGGTDGSQLSYMGLPTPNIFTGGENYHGKFEYVSVDNMEKATHVIIEIARLFEERA, encoded by the coding sequence ATGAGACAAGAATTAATAGAAAGATTTACACGATATGTAAAAATTGATACACAATCGAATGAAGAAAGCCATACAGTACCATCAACACCAGGGCAAATTGAGTTTGGAAAACAATTAGTTGAAGAATTAAAACAAATTGGTTTGATTGAAGTAACGATGGATGAAAATGGATATGTCATGGCAACACTTCCTGCCAATACAGATAAAGATGTTCCTGTAATTGGATTTTTAGCTCATTTAGATACAGCAACTGATTTTACCGGGAAGAATGTAAAGCCGCAAATTCATGAAAATTTTGATGGGAAAGCTATTACATTAAACGAAGAATTAAATGTCGTATTAACACCAGAGCAGTTTCCAGAGTTGCCGTCTTATAAAGGACATACTCTTATTACAACTGATGGAACGACGCTTCTTGGTGCGGATGATAAAGCTGGTTTAACAGAAATTATGACTGCGATGAATTATTTGATACATAATCCACAAATTAAGCACGGAAAGATTAGAGTGGCATTTACACCGGATGAAGAGATTGGACGCGGACCTTCTCATTTTGATGTGAAAGCGTTTGGAGCATCTTTTGCTTATACAATGGATGGAGGCCCACTTGGAGGATTAGAATATGAGAGTTTCAATGCTGCAAGTGCTAAACTCACTTTTAAAGGGAATAATACGCATCCAGGTACAGCAAAAAATAAAATGTTAAACGCTAGTAAGATAGCGATGGAATTCCACAGTCAGTTACCGGCCGAAGAAGCACCTGAGTATACGGAGGGGTATGAAGGGTTTTATCATCTTCTTTCTTTAAATGGAGATGTAGAGCAAAGTAAAGCATATTACATTATTCGTGATTTTGATCGCGGTAATTTTGAAGCTCGAAAAAATAAAATCAAGCAAATTGTAGAGAAAATGCAAGAAAAATATGGCGAAGAAAATATTATTCTTGAGATGAAAGATCAATATTATAATATGCTTGAGAAGATCGAACCAGTAAAAGAGATTGTGGATATTGCTTATGATGCGATGAAAAATTTAAATATTGAGCCAAATATTCAGCCGATTCGCGGAGGAACAGATGGTTCTCAATTATCGTATATGGGATTACCGACTCCAAATATTTTTACAGGGGGAGAAAATTACCATGGAAAATTTGAGTATGTTTCTGTAGATAATATGGAAAAAGCTACTCATGTCATTATAGAAATAGCACGGTTGTTTGAAGAACGAGCGTAA
- a CDS encoding VOC family protein yields the protein MKNWVQFRIARPTDKFEEVITFYNKGLGLKQIGEFYNHEGYDGVMFGLPDAEYHLEFTRHHNGSPCPAPTKDNLLVFYFTNQSEIYKIAKRLHTLGYGEVEPENPYWREKGITIEDPDGWRIVLMYIEK from the coding sequence ATGAAGAATTGGGTTCAATTTAGAATTGCACGTCCAACTGATAAGTTTGAAGAGGTAATTACATTTTATAACAAAGGGTTGGGGTTAAAGCAAATTGGAGAATTTTATAATCATGAAGGATATGATGGGGTGATGTTTGGGCTACCTGATGCAGAATATCATTTAGAATTTACAAGACATCATAATGGTAGCCCATGTCCAGCTCCAACAAAAGATAATCTACTTGTATTCTATTTCACAAATCAATCTGAAATTTACAAAATAGCAAAACGATTACATACACTGGGATATGGTGAAGTAGAACCTGAAAATCCATATTGGAGAGAGAAAGGCATTACGATAGAAGATCCTGATGGATGGAGAATCGTACTTATGTATATAGAAAAGTAA
- a CDS encoding DUF2515 domain-containing protein, with the protein MDQNKYNCDWDRSSKTIPLSLIAIKNELQKKSQMKAPFPPVSKLTQEEKWIIHYIQEQTKHLNKNNVTRTRAYYQFYVKYPEIQWALLGHMVSRNGGWNMTDLKGDLYTRLLSEKDQFVFFSFLERGNWFIFQDVYPQFLLYEQSLKRSKALFYLLPYLHVSTFMETMWNHFWKTGNRYTLAIATIINEQSYLEKRIIQNAHFKKIVLNSVAFKLFDFFRFNHILFPYYEDDTHKKALLLGDTMKHFTSLHERIMLGKRLYTLLFHNKERLAKIITWAHNHPHTGSRKDYWPHLFSNVNESFYRELYRRRIKKCQLRKGAHRIYSPELLYAWQNITHTEAEKGDWFTDWRIVNYLIDKGEPHNEKIMDNYCKTLEKIELAIMAKKNIFLREEEESEA; encoded by the coding sequence ATGGATCAGAATAAATATAATTGCGACTGGGACCGGTCTTCCAAAACAATCCCACTCTCCCTTATCGCAATCAAAAATGAATTGCAGAAAAAAAGTCAGATGAAAGCACCTTTCCCTCCTGTATCAAAGTTAACCCAAGAGGAAAAATGGATAATTCATTATATTCAAGAGCAAACAAAACATTTAAATAAAAACAATGTAACGAGAACACGGGCTTATTATCAATTTTATGTAAAGTACCCTGAAATACAATGGGCTTTACTTGGACATATGGTCTCGCGTAATGGCGGCTGGAATATGACAGATTTAAAGGGGGATTTATATACAAGGCTATTATCAGAAAAGGATCAATTTGTCTTTTTCTCTTTCTTAGAGCGTGGAAACTGGTTCATCTTCCAAGATGTATATCCACAATTTTTATTGTACGAACAAAGCTTGAAACGTTCGAAAGCTCTCTTTTATCTCCTGCCTTATTTACATGTTTCAACGTTTATGGAAACAATGTGGAACCATTTTTGGAAAACAGGTAACCGCTATACATTAGCCATAGCAACCATTATTAATGAACAAAGTTACTTAGAAAAACGCATCATACAAAATGCTCATTTTAAAAAGATTGTCCTAAATAGCGTTGCATTTAAACTTTTTGATTTCTTCCGTTTTAATCATATCCTTTTCCCATACTATGAAGATGATACTCACAAAAAGGCATTGCTTCTTGGTGACACGATGAAACATTTTACCTCTTTACATGAGAGAATTATGCTCGGTAAACGGCTATATACATTGTTATTTCATAATAAAGAACGCTTAGCCAAAATTATAACTTGGGCACACAATCATCCACATACAGGATCTCGAAAAGATTACTGGCCACATTTATTTTCTAATGTAAATGAATCTTTTTATCGGGAACTATATCGACGGCGCATAAAAAAATGCCAATTACGGAAAGGAGCACATCGTATCTATAGTCCCGAATTACTCTATGCTTGGCAAAACATTACACATACAGAAGCTGAAAAAGGCGACTGGTTTACCGATTGGAGAATTGTGAACTACTTAATAGATAAAGGAGAACCTCACAATGAGAAAATTATGGATAACTATTGTAAAACACTTGAAAAAATTGAATTGGCTATTATGGCAAAGAAAAATATCTTTCTTAGAGAAGAGGAAGAATCAGAAGCATAA
- a CDS encoding CBO0543 family protein, giving the protein MRKLWITIVKHLKKLNWLLWQRKISFLEKRKNQKHNHLALITTVILSCFIGTYLDFFFVQKQMYHFPIRPFPTLFTMNIAFTCFLLPIFTIIFLYVSTNLSTLSRSLFIMFIGICASLSERIAEHLGLFTHSENWHHSYSFFGYIMFFFLIWKCYQWLRG; this is encoded by the coding sequence ATGAGAAAATTATGGATAACTATTGTAAAACACTTGAAAAAATTGAATTGGCTATTATGGCAAAGAAAAATATCTTTCTTAGAGAAGAGGAAGAATCAGAAGCATAATCATCTAGCGCTTATCACTACAGTCATCCTCTCTTGTTTCATTGGAACGTACTTAGATTTTTTCTTCGTACAAAAACAAATGTATCATTTTCCGATAAGACCTTTCCCGACCCTCTTTACAATGAATATTGCTTTTACATGTTTTCTCTTACCAATCTTTACTATCATCTTCCTATATGTATCCACCAATCTATCAACTCTTTCAAGAAGTCTCTTCATTATGTTTATTGGTATTTGTGCCAGTCTCTCTGAACGAATAGCTGAACATTTGGGATTGTTTACTCATAGTGAAAACTGGCATCATTCATATTCTTTTTTTGGATATATAATGTTCTTTTTTCTCATTTGGAAATGTTATCAATGGCTGCGTGGATAA
- a CDS encoding amino acid permease, translating into MANTELKRGLEARHIQMIALGGTIGVGLFMGSASTIQWTGPSVMLAYGIAGIFIFFIMRAMGEMLYVEPGTGSFATFGHKYIHPLVGYMTAWSNWFQWVIVGMSEIIAVGAYMQYWFPNLPAWIPGVIAMVILGSANLISVKSFGEFEFWFAMIKIVTIVLMIVAGFGLIFFGLGNGGSAIGLSNLWEHGGFFTGGLSGFFYALSLVVGAYQGVELIGIAAGEAKNPQKTLTKAIQSTIWRILIFYIGAIFVIVTVYPWDQLNTIGSPFVATFAKVGITAAAGLINFVVITAAMSGCNSGIYSAGRMLYTLGRNGQAPKYFTKISRNGVPLFGTIAVLIGLAIGVLLSYIAPKNLFVYVYSASVLPGMIPWFVILISQIRFRKGKGHEIENHPFKMPFAPVSNYVTIAFLIMVLIGMWFNNDTRVSLIVGVIFLAIVVISFYAFGIGKRIVIEEKDGMINK; encoded by the coding sequence GTGGCAAATACAGAACTGAAAAGAGGATTGGAAGCTCGTCATATTCAGATGATTGCTTTAGGAGGTACGATTGGCGTTGGTCTATTTATGGGATCAGCCAGCACGATTCAATGGACGGGTCCATCAGTCATGCTCGCTTACGGAATTGCCGGAATTTTTATATTTTTTATTATGCGTGCGATGGGAGAAATGTTATATGTAGAGCCTGGAACAGGTTCGTTTGCGACATTTGGTCATAAGTATATCCATCCGTTAGTTGGTTATATGACAGCATGGAGTAACTGGTTTCAATGGGTTATTGTCGGAATGTCAGAAATTATAGCAGTTGGAGCATATATGCAGTATTGGTTTCCCAATCTTCCAGCGTGGATACCAGGTGTGATCGCAATGGTCATTCTTGGATCTGCAAACTTAATTTCAGTGAAATCATTTGGTGAATTTGAATTTTGGTTTGCGATGATTAAAATTGTAACGATTGTATTAATGATTGTTGCAGGATTTGGGCTTATCTTTTTTGGGCTTGGTAACGGTGGGAGTGCTATTGGATTGTCGAATCTTTGGGAACATGGTGGCTTTTTTACAGGCGGTCTGTCAGGATTTTTCTATGCTTTATCGCTTGTTGTTGGTGCCTACCAAGGTGTTGAATTAATAGGGATTGCTGCTGGAGAAGCAAAAAATCCGCAGAAAACATTAACAAAAGCGATTCAAAGTACCATTTGGCGTATTTTAATCTTTTATATTGGTGCAATTTTCGTTATTGTAACTGTGTATCCTTGGGACCAATTAAATACAATTGGAAGCCCGTTTGTTGCAACGTTTGCCAAAGTTGGAATTACAGCAGCTGCTGGATTGATTAACTTTGTTGTTATTACAGCCGCAATGTCTGGTTGTAATAGCGGAATTTACAGTGCAGGCCGAATGCTTTATACGTTAGGAAGGAACGGACAAGCACCAAAATATTTTACAAAGATTTCTCGTAATGGTGTTCCTTTATTCGGTACAATAGCTGTGTTAATTGGATTAGCAATTGGCGTTCTATTAAGTTACATTGCACCAAAAAACTTATTCGTATATGTTTATAGTGCAAGTGTACTTCCTGGTATGATTCCATGGTTTGTTATTTTAATAAGTCAAATTCGGTTTAGAAAAGGAAAAGGGCATGAAATAGAGAATCATCCATTTAAAATGCCATTTGCACCTGTATCAAATTATGTCACCATCGCCTTTTTGATTATGGTATTAATTGGAATGTGGTTCAATAACGATACAAGAGTTTCACTCATTGTAGGAGTAATTTTCTTAGCAATTGTTGTCATTAGTTTTTATGCTTTTGGAATCGGGAAACGCATTGTAATAGAAGAAAAAGATGGAATGATAAATAAATAA